GAAATTGGCTTCGTGGTAAATTGTTGTTTCGCTTTATGAATCATAAATCGTAAAACGTGTGAAGTTGTCATAGGAAATAAGCATCCAATGCAACATGCTTCCTGCGATTCACATTATTGCCGCATCTGTCTAATCTAAACTATATCGTCTATTTCATTCCTTGCATTGTCACCAGCTATGCGAGCCGCTGTGATGTCAAAAAGATCCACGTCAGGgctgttaaaacaaaacaatattgtttGTGATTTAAAAATTACGTGGCAGATCCCTTGTTCTGTCTGAAATCTCGGGTCACCATGGTTGGAAAACAGTGACCTTCTATTGGAAAATGCAAACAGACAAGTTCGATGAATAGTGCTCGAGCGGTGAGGAACACCGTGGAGTTTAACTCGTGCAAAGACTTATCTCAGTTCTAGGAAAACGATTCTAATACAACACTATGAAATAATAGACATAAACAGCTTGATTTTACAGCCAAGTCAAGTCGACCTTTAAACTTACTAATTACGCCAATGTTGTGAGCGCttgaaaatatatatttttatctgAATAGATGGGACAACagctaaatttaaaattgttctTTTACTTTGCATGGGACTATGTCTTAGCTTACCTTTCAACGAACCATCGGGCTCAATCGACGACCTTTCTTTTGATTTCTTAATACAAATGTTGTTATTGATGTTGTTTTTTCTGGGGTTTGCACAACCGGTTTACCAGCTCACTTATATAAATATTAGTTCGGAAATCTGAACAAAAGCTTGCACATCTGGTATGACGTTTTATAATGCAAGTTGTGTTTCTAGCTGGAAAAGAACGACCTGATATGTATTGGTTTTTGGATGGATCGGAAAATGATGTTatttgttgattgttataTAAGGATTTGTTATTGCCATTTAATCTCATTTCGTTTGTAGACTGTCAGCACTCAGCAGTGAGTGAGATTTACATAAACTATTGTATTCGTACAGATAAAATCTTTTCTTTACATAATTAACTACTGCATTGCGAAGTACAACATGTGTGTAATTGGTGCAAAgaatataattaaaaacacAGGTTACCGTgatgtaaaaacaaatatttgctgGTGGGTTTCTTGCTCACAAGTAAATTATTTACCAAACAAATCACTTAGAATGATAGAAAGGACAAAAAAGGCTAAAGTGAAATGTACTACAGAACATAATGCATAAAGCATAATAGGTTACATATCTACACTTGAGAAGAATTATCAAGCTGTTTCTTTAATTGACAGAGAATATATTAACACAATTAAAGGAATTACTACAAGCATATATTGgattgattttaaatttcacGGTTACGATACATCTACATAACTTTCCCAGTGCATCAAAACATATGGCAAGATTTTGTCAGATCTAAAAACAACCATACTTAAGCGATTTCACGAAAAACTTTCACTGAATACAGTATACAGTAATACAATGTCAGAATGCTAAAGGAACCATACCAACACATGAAAAAACGCTACTGAAAAAAAATGTATCACCAAACACTCAACTAGAGTTAAATCTTACAAACATTTAGATACTTAAGCTTAATGGAAGATATTTAGGCAAAATTACAGATCATAAACTGGTGAAAAACAGCACCGAATTAGAAACAACTTAAATGTACGATAAAAGATGTAAAAGATCGTGTGAGATCTAAAAACACTTTCAAAATTGCTTCAGACATAAATAGAACTGCTCCAGAAGTCATGCAGATAACCAAGATTTAGTCGCcttgattttcaaatttagtaaagttatttccTTCAGCATTTGTAAGCATTTCACCCCGGTCAGCCCTGTTTTAGTACAATAAGTTGAGTTGATATACATTATAACATTTGCTATTTAGGTGCTAATACACACTCATGTAAAACCAAAGCAAATCAATGGATCAGTTAGTGCATGGattaattttaaagtgtgtgtCAAGGTGATATATCTTGCGAGAATTTCATAGGTTGTTTCTTTCTATACAAAGAGCTCAGTTgatacaataaattttgtaactgACTTACTTTTTTCCAAGTGACATGAGACCATAAATTACGCCGGTTGCAAATGGGCAAATGCAACCTATAAACGTAGAAAACCCAGGGCATAATATGACAGGGATTATTGAAATTCTGCGGAAAAGATTAAATGCAAGGGATTAAAAACATATGCACTTATAACATGACACGTCATTGCAAGTAAATGACTAGCTTGGcagattttaaattaaatagaCTGCTGGGGCTTACATAATGTAGAACAACCCTTTATGCCAATATTTCCTTCGGTCCAGCCAGTCAGATATTGATTTTGTCCTTTCGAAAAACATACAGCAGATAGGtgcttcaaacaaaattaggATTGCAGATATGAACCTAGAAACAAATTCTTTAGAATTAATCAATGCATTTAACCTGCATAGATTGGTTTGTTACACACAATTCATTTCTATATCTAAATGGGGATTAATATACAGAAGGTAAAACGTGATGGCAACAGTCTCAGTAGATTGTTTTGTATGTGTTATTGATTTTTCTGTGAATTACTGGGCCAGCTGGGAAGATTAAAGCTTATGTATGTGCTTTTATGTTGTATGAGGTGAAATTATGAATACTTGAATGTATTTAGTTTATTCAACTGTATTTAGTTATTATTCATTTATGTTTGCATACAAAGTTTAACAGGCATTTATTACTTGTAGGTCTATGTCTACATATGGGCGTATAGAGTCAGAACATGTCATAAAGGACTTGTACTTACACCATAATGATTCCAGCTGCCAGGCAAGTAATATGAAATGTTATGAAATTTGATATCGCGAAAATGAGGCAAACtgtaaagaaataatttttagttAGAAGTTTAATGAAAAACATTGCACACTACACAAGGGTCAAATTGTACATAATCATGCTTTTACATGAAACATAATTTGAACACTGAGAGTGATTAATGTGAATGATAAGTTGCACAAGCCCatcatatatattgtataattAATTACCTATGGCAGCAATTACTCCAACTGCTTTTGCTAGTAGTTTGCACCACCATGTTGCTCCATCACCTTTCTGCACTTGATTCTCAATATCTTGAGATGGCATTTTGATTTGTCAGCTCAATAAACTGAGGTGTTGTAAACCGATTAACAATTTATGTAAGGATCTGGTAATACGAATTATCTGTTATTAATTTAGGGCTTTGTGGGGTGAGAGATAAAATCCAAGAAATACTTTAACTTAGAAACTTCGACAAACCTTTCATACAACGTTGTTACAACATTCACGACTtctattttaaaacttgtaaGATAAAAGAgattcaaattttaaactttaaaatgaaactttagaTTTTGATCAAAATATAGCAAAATTGGGCAAAACTGATTGTTTTACCAAATTAATGAGCAAAGGACAGCAGATTCAGGTCATGAAAtactaaattttatttcaacatgaAATTTAACATGTGTCTAATCAGAAGAAAAATACATGCCAAGTTTCATTGGTAGTGAAAAATGTGAAACTTTTT
Above is a window of Clavelina lepadiformis chromosome 8, kaClaLepa1.1, whole genome shotgun sequence DNA encoding:
- the LOC143468688 gene encoding calcium channel flower homolog; this encodes MPSQDIENQVQKGDGATWWCKLLAKAVGVIAAIVCLIFAISNFITFHITCLAAGIIMVFISAILILFEAPICCMFFERTKSISDWLDRRKYWHKGLFYIIISIIPVILCPGFSTFIGCICPFATGVIYGLMSLGKKADRGEMLTNAEGNNFTKFENQGD